The Terriglobales bacterium nucleotide sequence GGCGGTCCGCGGGCTTTCCAGGTCGCGGCGCGGGTGGAGTTCTGAGCGCATGCGAAAACCGAAGCTCTTCGGTCGGTTGCTGCTTTATCTGGCGATCATCTGGCCAGCGGCCAGCCTGGCCTTGAAGACCCCTGCTGCTGAACCCCAGAAAATAGTTTTGGCTCTCTATGGCGGAAGACCCGACTTACCTGCCAATTTTGTCGTAGATGACATTATTCGCTCAACATTAGAAAAGGAATTGGGATCGCATCTCGATTTCTACGCTGAGTTTCTTGACGCCCAGCGCTGGTCGGAAGGGGAGACTGAGTCTGCTGTTCACGACTACCTTCGGCATAGGTACGCACAGAAAAGGCCTAGTGTGATCATCGCCGTTGCACAACCGGCGATAAGTTTCATGCGGTTATATGGCGATGAGCTCTTCCCTGGCGTCCCGGTCGTCGCATTTGGTGCGCTGGAGATGCTGCGCGATTGGGATCCGCGTCGTCCCATTGCGGGAGCGTTGAGCAAAATCGAGATAAAGGGAACTCTAGAGCTTGCACTCCGCTTGCAGCCGCGGACCCGTGAAGTACTCCTTATCTCAGGAGTCTCACCTAGCGATCAATGGTTCCAATCTCTTGCGCGGAAACAGCTCACCGAACTCGAAAATCGGGTGAAGATCACATACGTCAATAATATTACCCTCGACGACCTAGAGAAAACCGTTGCAACGATTCCGGACGGAACCGTAATCCAGTTCCTTTCTATGGCCCAGGATGCGGCCGGAAACAACCTGCTCAGCGATGAGGTAGTCTCGAGGATCGCAGAGAAAGCGCGTGTTCCCACCTATGCTCATGGTGGCATCTATCTAGGCAGGGGAACTGTTGGCGGAGTTGTCACTAATCCTGAAGCATTAGCCCACGAGACCGCGCAACTCACGCTCCGCGTTCTGCAGGGAGAGCGCATTCAGGGTGTTGCAATTCAGGAAAGCAGGTCCACTGTTCCGATGGTTGATTGGCGGCAACTGCGTCGCTGGGGAATCAGCGAGGAGCGGCTGCCGGCGGGAACTGTGGTGCGATTCCGCGAGCCAAGCGTCTGGGACAGCTACAAGTGGTACATCATCAGCGGGATTTCTTTAATCATCCTGGAAGCGGCGCTGATTACCGCCTTGTTATGGCAGCGCACCCGGCGCAGAAAAGCGGAAGCCGAGTTAGCGGCTGCGCTCGTAGTAGCGCAGGAAAGCGAACAGCGTTTTCGCCGTGTCGCCAATACTGCTCCGGTGATGATCTGGATGTCGGGTACCGATAAGCTATTCACCTACGTCAATCAACCCTGGCTTGACTTCACTAACCGGAGCCTTGCGCAAGAACTGGGGAACGGGTGGTTGGAAAACATCCATGGTGAAGATGTGGCAGCATGCTTTGAAACGTACACCGAAGCCTTCGATCGCCGTGAGCCTTTCACCATGCAGTATCGGCTGCGGCGGCACGACGGAGAATACCGGTGGGTGTTGGATAGAGGCATTCCGCGGTTTGATGGGAATAATTCTTTCGCAGGCTATATCGGGTCCTGCGTGGACATTACCGATCGCAAGTTGGCCGAGGAAGCTCTTTCCAGCGTGAGTCGCAGGCTGATTGATGCGCAAGAGCAGGAGCGGACGCGCATTGCCAGAGAACTGCATGACGATATCAATCAGCGCATCGCGATGGTGGGGATCGAGCTCGATGTGCTTCAGCAGAGCCTTCCCACTTCGGGCGCTGTAGTTCGAAACCGCTTCGAACAACTACGGCACCTCACCGCGGATATTGGCGCTGAGATTCAGGGCATATCTCATCGCTTGCACTCTTCGAAACTGGAGTACCTGGGATTGGTGGCAGCGTGCAAGAGCTTCTGCAGAGAAGCGGCCGACTGGCACAAGGTGGAAGTCGATTTTGCAGCCG carries:
- a CDS encoding PAS domain S-box protein, with the translated sequence MRKPKLFGRLLLYLAIIWPAASLALKTPAAEPQKIVLALYGGRPDLPANFVVDDIIRSTLEKELGSHLDFYAEFLDAQRWSEGETESAVHDYLRHRYAQKRPSVIIAVAQPAISFMRLYGDELFPGVPVVAFGALEMLRDWDPRRPIAGALSKIEIKGTLELALRLQPRTREVLLISGVSPSDQWFQSLARKQLTELENRVKITYVNNITLDDLEKTVATIPDGTVIQFLSMAQDAAGNNLLSDEVVSRIAEKARVPTYAHGGIYLGRGTVGGVVTNPEALAHETAQLTLRVLQGERIQGVAIQESRSTVPMVDWRQLRRWGISEERLPAGTVVRFREPSVWDSYKWYIISGISLIILEAALITALLWQRTRRRKAEAELAAALVVAQESEQRFRRVANTAPVMIWMSGTDKLFTYVNQPWLDFTNRSLAQELGNGWLENIHGEDVAACFETYTEAFDRREPFTMQYRLRRHDGEYRWVLDRGIPRFDGNNSFAGYIGSCVDITDRKLAEEALSSVSRRLIDAQEQERTRIARELHDDINQRIAMVGIELDVLQQSLPTSGAVVRNRFEQLRHLTADIGAEIQGISHRLHSSKLEYLGLVAACKSFCREAADWHKVEVDFAAENISPALPQDISLCLFRVLQESLNNAIKHSGAQRFEARLRGTSDEIHLAVRDHGMGFDPAAAMISRGLGLISMRERVSLVKGTMLIASKLMGGTEITVRVPLVEKIVTQIASGAA